The Alteribacter populi genomic sequence AACGAAATTGAGCGGTCTCTGAAGCAAATAGCATGTCACAGTTGAGTGCCAGTTCAAAACCTCCTCCAAAGACGAAGCCACTTGCAGCACCTAATATCGGTTTTTTGATGGTGGAAATTCGGTCCCACTGAGCGAATTGGTTTAAAAGTTCAAGTGAAACCGCATCATCTTCTGCCATTTCCTCAATATCAGCACCCGCGGCAAATGCCCGGTCGGATCCGGTAATCACAATGACGCGAATATCATCTGCTTGATCGTACTCAAAAAGTTGATCTACAATTTCATCCACCATTTTTCGATTTAGTGCATTGTAGACTTTAGGACGATCGAGTTGAATCACACCGACATTACCGTCTGTGTAATGCTTAATCATTTCTTTAGGACTCATCGACTTCTTCACCGATCATTAGCGTTACGAGCTCGCCGGCAAACCCCATTAAATCCTTTCCACTCGCTTTTGCTTCGTCTGTTTTCATCGCTTTTTTGAATGATTCATGATCGTCATAATACATTTCACATAATAGGTGATAATCGCTTTCACCCATTGGAGATCCAACAACTTTTGTCACTTTCATTTTACGAAGTCCTGGAATTTTTTCCGTGATTGGTGCGTGTGTATTAAAGTAATGCTCATCAAATGCCTCTTTATCTTCTGGTTTTTTGTACAGTGCAATAAGTTTTACCATTATTCATATCATCCTTTCAAATCATATTTATTGTTATATTAAGGCTCAATTCTAAAAAGATTGTTTGCTTTTATCAGTTAGAAGTCGCAACAGGTGGATGATTTCACCCCAGGACACAAGTGCGACATCCGTTCTTCCTTCACTTCGTTCGGGTTCACGGGGTCTTCAGCTGCTCCTACGGTGCCTCGTCGAAAGAAAACCATTGTTGCTTTTCCCGCTGGAGTCGCCGCCTTTTCTTGTTACTTATCAAACAGCGTTTTTTAAAGATTCGCTACCGGCTTCATCGCTTCAAATGGATTCTTGCAGCTCCGGCAATACACAATACTTCTGCATGCTGTTGGTCCAAAAATGTTTTCCATCGTCGTGTAAGTCGACCCACAATAAGGACAGTCGATTTTCCATGGCTCCCCTGGAACATGGTTAGCAGGTGGTGGTGCAATGCCATATTCCTTGAGCTTTTCTTTTCCTTCAGCACTTATGAGATCTGTCGTCCACGGAGGGTCGTAAATATAAGTCACGGTCACTTGGTCAACTCCTTCAACTTTCATGACAGCGTTTTCAATTGAACGCTGAATAATGTCTAAAGCAGGACAACCAAGAAACGTAGGTTTCGCCATCACTTTTGCTTCGTTTTCTTCAATGTGAACGTCATGAATCATGCCCAGTTCAACAACACTGATCGATGGAATTTCCGGGTCTTTGACGCTTTGAAGGGTCTCCATGATCCGTTTCTTTACTTGCGTTTTTTCAATAACCATCTCGTCCCCCCTCTCTCGTTGTTTCCTTACCAGGCGGCAGCAGGGTCCGTACGGTATACTTCAGAAAGAATGTCTAGCGCTTGGCTTAAATCTTCAGTATGTTCTCCTTTTCTGCCATTTCCTTGTTTTAATTCTGGATTTCTATCGATCTGATAATCTACTTCTTTAAATAACGGCTCAATCTTTTCCATCCAACGATTTGTTAAAACGTCCTCTTCAGAAATAAGACCGAATTCACTCATTTTTTCACCCTCAGGTCCGAGCGTCAGTACTCCTCCAAAATCGTCCCACACTTTTTCGATCGCCTGCTCCATTTTCACGCGAGCTTCCGGCGTGCTATTCATGAGCTGCTTAAACCACATTTCCCAATGCATCAAGTGATAGTACTCTTCACCAATGACTTTTCTGGCAATATGAGAGAGCGGCGAATAGCTTGAATCTTTCAATGATTGAAGCCGAATAGTCTTCGCGTGGTCGTAAAATAAATTTCGAACAACGGCAAATGCCCAGTCATAGTCTGGTTTTTCCAAATAGCTTCCTTCACCATTTTTACATTCAAGGATAATCGCATTACGAAACTCCTGAGGGGTACGTAAATGCGACAAATCATCTGCCTTTCCCT encodes the following:
- a CDS encoding enoyl-CoA hydratase/isomerase family protein; this encodes MSPKEMIKHYTDGNVGVIQLDRPKVYNALNRKMVDEIVDQLFEYDQADDIRVIVITGSDRAFAAGADIEEMAEDDAVSLELLNQFAQWDRISTIKKPILGAASGFVFGGGFELALNCDMLFASETAQFRFPEVTLAVMPGAGGTQRLTKAMGKTKALEYLWTGDTIPAKEALQYGLVNRLIAPELVMEETMKFAHRLAKQPPLSLRLIKEAVNKAVDHPLQEGMELERKNFYLLFSSQDQKEGMQAFLEKRNPRFTGK
- a CDS encoding EthD family reductase, which gives rise to MVKLIALYKKPEDKEAFDEHYFNTHAPITEKIPGLRKMKVTKVVGSPMGESDYHLLCEMYYDDHESFKKAMKTDEAKASGKDLMGFAGELVTLMIGEEVDES
- the paaD gene encoding 1,2-phenylacetyl-CoA epoxidase subunit PaaD; this translates as MVIEKTQVKKRIMETLQSVKDPEIPSISVVELGMIHDVHIEENEAKVMAKPTFLGCPALDIIQRSIENAVMKVEGVDQVTVTYIYDPPWTTDLISAEGKEKLKEYGIAPPPANHVPGEPWKIDCPYCGSTYTTMENIFGPTACRSIVYCRSCKNPFEAMKPVANL
- the paaC gene encoding 1,2-phenylacetyl-CoA epoxidase subunit PaaC produces the protein MTFESIDDLKSNPEALKACKALLYQLADDDFLIAYRGSEWLGLAPHIEEDVAFSSINQDTMGHAVMYYQLLEDLGEGKADDLSHLRTPQEFRNAIILECKNGEGSYLEKPDYDWAFAVVRNLFYDHAKTIRLQSLKDSSYSPLSHIARKVIGEEYYHLMHWEMWFKQLMNSTPEARVKMEQAIEKVWDDFGGVLTLGPEGEKMSEFGLISEEDVLTNRWMEKIEPLFKEVDYQIDRNPELKQGNGRKGEHTEDLSQALDILSEVYRTDPAAAW